A genomic window from Sorex araneus isolate mSorAra2 chromosome 2, mSorAra2.pri, whole genome shotgun sequence includes:
- the LOC129402322 gene encoding olfactory receptor 14J1-like, whose product MANFTTGGFLLTGFSAKPELEIFYASLFLVLYLLALAGNMLIITTTSLDDSLQSPMYFFLKHLSFLDLCYISVTVPRFIINSFLHRGDISFWECVFQCFVFILCADAETAMLTLMSYDRYVAICLPLHYDVIMDVRTCVHGVAGVWVSGAISAAMNTAATFSIRFCGPRIIHQFFCDIPQILKLSCSNDYISELGVTAFLAFVAFLCFIFIGFSYMRIFSSVLRMPSAEGRAKAFSTCLPHLAVVLLFISTAAFEYLKSHSDSPTVSDILLTIMYTVVPPTFNPMIYSLRNKAFKSAIRKVLKRN is encoded by the coding sequence ATGGCTAATTTCACGACAGGTGGGTTTCTCCTCACTGGGTTTTCTGCCAAGCCTGAGCTAGAAATCTTCTATGCTTCTCTATTCCTCGTTCTCTATTTGTTGGCTTTAGCtggcaacatgctcatcatcaccaccacgtccctggatgacagtctccagtcccccatgtatttcttcctgaagcatctctcctttcTGGATCTCTGCTACATTTCTGTGACTGTGCCAAGATTCATTATCAACTCTTTCTTGCATAGAGGAGACATTTCCTTCTGGGAATGCGTTTTTCAGTGCTTTGTTTTCATCCTCTGTGCCGATGCTGAGACGGCCATGCTCACgttgatgtcctatgaccgctacgtcGCCATCTGCCTACCCCTGCACTATGACGTCATCATGGACgtcagaacctgtgtccatggGGTCGCCGGTGTCTGGGTCAgtggggccatctctgcagcaatgaatacggcagctactttctccatccGCTTCTGTGGCCCCCGCatcattcaccagttcttctgtgacaTCCCCCAGATCCTGAAACTCTCCTGCTCTAATGACTATATCAGTGAGCTCGGTGTCACCGCCTTCCTGGCTTTTGtggcatttctttgttttatctttattggATTCTCTTACATGAGGATATTTTCttctgtgctgaggatgccatctgctgagggcagagctaaggccttttccacctgccttccccacctcgctgttgtcttattatttatttctactgCTGCATTTGAGTATTTAAAATCTCATTCAGACTCTCCAACTGTGTCAGACATTCTGCTCACTATTATGTATACAGTAGTTCCACCAACATTTAATCCAAtgatctacagcctgagaaataAAGCCTTTAAGTCAGCTATTAGAAAGGTTTTGAAGAGGAATTAA
- the LOC101554010 gene encoding olfactory receptor 14J1-like, with translation MANFTTSGFLLIGFSAKPELEIFYACLFLVLYLLALAGNLLIITTTSLDDSLQSPMYFFLKHLSLLDLCYISVTVPRFIYNSFLHRGNISFWQCVLQCFVFTLCAATEMAMLTLMSYDRYVAICLPLHYDIIMDFRTCVHGVTSVWVSGAISGVMHTAATFSIHFCGPRIVHQFFCDIPQILKLSCSNDYISEVGVTAFLSLAAFLCFIFIGFSYMHIFTSVLRMPSAEGRAKAFSTCLPHLTVVLLFLSTGSFEYFKSRSDSPTVSDILLTVMYTVVPPTFNPMIYSLRNKAIKSAVRKVFKRSKAYLC, from the coding sequence ATGGCTAATTTCACGACAAGTGGGTTTCTCCTCATAGGATTTTCTGCCAAGCCTGAGCTAGAAATCTTCTATGCTTGTCTGTTCCTTGTTCTCTACTTGTTGGCTTTAGCTGGCAACctgctcatcatcaccaccacgtccctggatgacagtctccagtcccccatgtatttcttcctgaagcatctctccttgCTGGATCTCTGCTACATTTCCGTGACTGTGCCGAGATTCATTTACAACTCTTTCTTGCACAGAGGAAACATTTCCTTCTGGCAATGTGTTTTGCAATGCTTTGTGTTCACCCTCTGTGCAGCTACTGAGATGGCCATGCTCACGCTGATGTCTTATGatcgctacgtggccatctgcctgCCCCTGCACTATGACATCATCATGGACTtcagaacctgtgtccatggAGTCACCAGTGTCTGGGTCAGTGGGGCCATCTCTGGAGTCATGCATACAgcagctactttctccatccaCTTCTGTGGTCCCCGCATCgttcaccagttcttctgtgatATTCCCCAGATCTTGAAACTCTCGTGTTCTAATGACTATATCAGTGAGGTTGGTGTCACTGCATTCCTGTCTTTGGcggcatttctttgttttatttttattggattttcctacatgcatatatttacttctgtgctgaggatgccatctgctgagggcagagctaagGCTTTTTCCACTTGCCTTCCCCACCTCACTGTTGTCTTATTGTTTCTTTCTACAGGTTCCTTTGAGTACTTCAAGTCTCGTTCAGACTCTCCAACTGTGTCAGATATTTTACTCACTGTTATGTATACAGTAGTTCCACCAACATTCAATCCAATGATCTACAGTCTGAGAAATAAAGCCATTAAGTCAGCTGTAAGAAAGGTTTTTAAGAGAAGTAAAGCATATCTGTGTTGA